A stretch of Eschrichtius robustus isolate mEscRob2 chromosome 6, mEscRob2.pri, whole genome shotgun sequence DNA encodes these proteins:
- the HES1 gene encoding transcription factor HES-1, which produces MPADIMEKNSSSPVAATPASVNTTPDKPKTASEHRKSSKPIMEKRRRARINESLSQLKTLILDALKKDSSRHSKLEKADILEMTVKHLRNLQRAQMTAALSTDPSVLGKYRAGFSECMNEVTRFLSTCEGVNTEVRTRLLGHLANCMTQINAMTYPGQPHPALQAPPPPPPGPGGPQHAPFAPPPPLVPIPGGAAPPPGGAPCKLGSPAGEAAKVFGGFQVVPAPDGQFAFLIPNGAFAHSGPVIPVYTSNSGTSVGPNAVSPSSGPSLTADSMWRPWRN; this is translated from the exons atgccagctgatataatggagaaaaattcCTCGTCCCCGGTGGCTGCTACCCCAGCCAGTGTCAACACGACACCGGATAAACCAAAGACAGCATCTGAGCACAGAAAG tcaTCAAAGCCTATCATGGAGAAAAGACGAAGAGCAAGAATAAATGAAAGTCTGAGCCAGCTGAAAACACTGATTTTGGATGCTCTTAAGAAAGAT AGCTCACGGCATTCTAAGCTGGAGAAGGCAGACATTCTGGAAATGACAGTGAAGCACCTCCGGAACCTGCAGCGGGCGCAGATGACTG CCGCGCTAAGCACAGACCCGAGCGTGCTGGGGAAGTACCGCGCCGGCTTCAGCGAGTGCATGAACGAGGTGACCCGCTTCCTGTCCACGTGTGAGGGCGTTAACACCGAGGTGCGCACCCGGCTCCTCGGCCACCTGGCCAACTGCATGACCCAGATCAACGCCATGACCTACCCTGGGCAGCCGCACCCCGCCTTACAGGCGCCGCCGCCACCCCCTCCGGGACCCGGAGGTCCGCAGCACGCGCCGTTCGCGCCGCCTCCGCCGCTCGTGCCCATCCCCGGGGGTGCGGCGCCCCCTCCCGGCGGCGCGCCCTGCAAGCTGGGCAGCCCGGCTGGAGAGGCGGCTAAGGTGTTCGGCGGCTTCCAGGTGGTGCCGGCTCCCGACGGCCAGTTTGCCTTCCTCATCCCCAACGGGGCCTTCGCTCACAGCGGCCCAGTCATCCCAGTCTACACCAGCAACAGCGGGACCTCCGTGGGCCCCAACGCGGTGTCGCCTTCCAGCGGCCCCTCGCTCACGGCGGACTCCATGTGGAGGCCGTGGCGGAACTGA